GGGAGTACTTTAATCCTTTTTTTGAGTAGTTGGCCTTTTTCGAGGGGTAATTGATGCCGAAATCGAAGCTGGAGACAAGGAAAAGGAAATACGTAAAACCGTACGGCGATACGATGAACGACGGGGCGGTGCAGCTATCCTTTACCCTCCCGGGAGTCACCGGGGAGCTTGCCACAGAAGCCGCAAAGAGGCTCGCCCAGAAGATGGGGATCGACGACCCGTACGTCAGCTCGGCGACGGATATCGGCTCCGACATGACCTTCATAGTCCTGTACGGCAGGATTATCCACGATGTGGATATAACGAAGATCGAGGTTTTTGAGGAGGAAGACGAGAAACCCCCCGACATGAAGGTGATAGACAAGATGATCGAGGATAATCTCAAAAGAAAGATCGTGGTCGTGGGGGCCTGCATCGGAAACGACGCCCACACCGTGGGGATAGACGCCATAATGAATATGAAGGGGTACGCCGGCGATTACGGCCTGGAGCGCTACAAAAACATCGAGGCGATAAACATGGGGGCGCAGGTGACGGGAGAGGAGATCTTGGAGAGGGCGATAAACGAAAAGGCGGACGCTGTCCTCGTTTCGCAGGTGGTGACGCAAAAGGACGTCCATATCGGAAACCTGTCGAGACTCGTTGATCTCTTCGACGAGGAGTACGGGGGGGAGAGGCCGATTTTAATCGCCGGGGGGCCGAGGATAACCGACAAGCTCGCCGTGGAGCTCGGCTTTGACCGCGGCTATGGCGGGGGAACCCTCCCGTCTCATGTGGCATATTTTATCTACAAGAAACTGCTTCATAAGGCGGAGGAAAGGTGAAGGTACATCCCTTTGAGCTGGAGAGGTTTTACGTCGAGTACGAGTTCGACGTTAAGACAAACATCAGCGCCTCCTGCGGCGCCGAGACCACGACAGAGGACATCCTGAAGCTTTCGGGCGTGGAGGCTACGGAGCAATATCTCAAGCTCGGCCTCGACTACAGGGAGAACAAGGGGGACGAGGCGCTGAGGGAGGAGGTCGCGACGGAGTACGAAAGCCTTGGCGCCGACGACGTCCAGATAACCACCGGGGGTTCGGAGGCGATCTATCTTTTGATGATGACCCACCTCGAGCCGGGGGACAGGATAGTTACCGAGAGGCCGATATATCAGTCCCTCTACCAGCTGGCGGCCGACATGGGGGTGGAGGTGCTGACTTTACCCCTTTCTGCGGAGGGCGGCTACGTACCCGACCCCGAGATGTTGAAAAAGCTCCTCGTAAAGAGCAAAGTTAAAATGGTGGTTATCAATCACCCTCACAGCCCCACCGGCTCGATTATCACCGCAGACCTTCAGCGGGAGATAGTCGACATAACGGAAAGGCACGGGGCGCTCCTGTTGTCGGACGAGGTGTACTGGGGTGTCTTCTACGATAAGGCGGATAAAGTCCCCCACGCGGCCGATCTCTCCGAGAACGTCGTCACGATAGGGGACATGACCAAGCCCTACGGCCTGGGGGGATTGAGGGTAGGGTGGCTGGCGTCGAAGCGGAGAGACATCCTTGGAAGCGCCTCGATCCTCAAGGACTACACCACGATGTGCGCGGCGGCCCCGTCTGAGTTTCTCGCAACGCAGGTGTTAAGACACAAGGGCGCGCTGCTCAAA
The Candidatus Zymogenus saltonus DNA segment above includes these coding regions:
- a CDS encoding aminotransferase class I/II-fold pyridoxal phosphate-dependent enzyme yields the protein MKVHPFELERFYVEYEFDVKTNISASCGAETTTEDILKLSGVEATEQYLKLGLDYRENKGDEALREEVATEYESLGADDVQITTGGSEAIYLLMMTHLEPGDRIVTERPIYQSLYQLAADMGVEVLTLPLSAEGGYVPDPEMLKKLLVKSKVKMVVINHPHSPTGSIITADLQREIVDITERHGALLLSDEVYWGVFYDKADKVPHAADLSENVVTIGDMTKPYGLGGLRVGWLASKRRDILGSASILKDYTTMCAAAPSEFLATQVLRHKGALLKRNIDIARGNIEAFERAVEDSGGRLSWIRPRGGYTGFVRLNIDGMTVEDLCLRLIRERDVLILPGRVFGDPASFRIGVGTKTEQFERGVSALSDFLAGM
- a CDS encoding cobalamin-dependent protein (Presence of a B(12) (cobalamin)-binding domain implies dependence on cobalamin itself, in one of its several forms, or in some unusual lineages, dependence on a cobalamin-like analog.) is translated as MPKSKLETRKRKYVKPYGDTMNDGAVQLSFTLPGVTGELATEAAKRLAQKMGIDDPYVSSATDIGSDMTFIVLYGRIIHDVDITKIEVFEEEDEKPPDMKVIDKMIEDNLKRKIVVVGACIGNDAHTVGIDAIMNMKGYAGDYGLERYKNIEAINMGAQVTGEEILERAINEKADAVLVSQVVTQKDVHIGNLSRLVDLFDEEYGGERPILIAGGPRITDKLAVELGFDRGYGGGTLPSHVAYFIYKKLLHKAEER